One Syntrophaceae bacterium DNA window includes the following coding sequences:
- a CDS encoding acyl-CoA dehydrogenase, whose translation MFEFTKEQEMIRAMVREFADTELAPKALELDRKGEFPFEQVRKMGALGIIGISSPREYGGSKAGHLSAVIAVEEIARVYPSLAFILEVTQAPLYMIESWGTPEQKQAWLPPLIRGEKIAAVAATEPTGGSDLATLNTTAADDGDGYVLNGRKVYITNGGVGDWVLVLARTGERASIITVEKGTPGFVVSRRQEMMGFKSGDVCELGFSNCRVPKKNLIGKEGSGQAVAMATFSVSRAAVGAVGLGIARGSFEIALKYAKERVLYGKPIASLQAIQFLLVDMDTEIDAARWLIYHPAACLDRGMAPRDIGKLSARAKYIGGEVASSVTMKAMQVLGGYGVSPEYHLARLLADAVEIFPATGTPQIMKFIQALEIVK comes from the coding sequence ATGTTTGAATTCACAAAAGAGCAGGAGATGATCAGGGCCATGGTCCGCGAGTTTGCCGACACGGAACTTGCGCCAAAGGCACTCGAACTGGACCGGAAGGGGGAATTTCCCTTCGAGCAAGTGCGCAAGATGGGCGCTCTCGGGATCATCGGCATCTCCTCCCCCCGCGAGTACGGCGGATCGAAGGCCGGACACCTGTCGGCGGTGATCGCCGTCGAGGAGATCGCCCGTGTCTATCCCTCGCTCGCCTTTATCCTCGAGGTGACCCAGGCCCCTCTGTACATGATCGAGTCCTGGGGGACGCCCGAGCAGAAGCAAGCTTGGCTGCCGCCGCTCATCCGGGGCGAGAAGATCGCCGCCGTGGCCGCCACGGAACCCACGGGGGGCTCCGACCTCGCCACATTGAACACAACGGCCGCCGACGACGGGGATGGCTACGTCCTCAATGGCCGGAAGGTCTACATCACCAACGGCGGCGTGGGCGACTGGGTTCTTGTCCTGGCCAGAACGGGCGAGCGGGCAAGCATCATCACCGTGGAGAAAGGCACGCCGGGTTTCGTCGTGAGCCGGCGCCAGGAAATGATGGGGTTCAAATCAGGCGATGTCTGCGAGTTGGGGTTCAGCAACTGCCGCGTGCCGAAAAAAAACCTCATCGGAAAGGAGGGGAGCGGACAGGCGGTTGCCATGGCGACCTTTTCGGTGAGTCGCGCCGCAGTGGGTGCCGTGGGGCTGGGCATCGCGCGCGGGTCCTTCGAGATCGCCCTGAAATACGCCAAGGAGCGCGTGCTCTACGGAAAGCCCATCGCAAGCCTCCAGGCAATCCAGTTCCTGCTCGTAGACATGGACACGGAGATCGACGCCGCCCGCTGGCTCATCTACCACCCGGCGGCGTGCTTAGACCGGGGCATGGCCCCCCGCGACATCGGCAAGCTCTCGGCCCGGGCGAAATACATCGGGGGAGAGGTAGCGTCAAGTGTCACGATGAAGGCCATGCAGGTCCTCGGCGGCTACGGAGTGAGCCCGGAATACCACTTGGCGAGGCTACTGGCCGACGCTGTCGAGATCTTCCCGGCCACGGGCACGCCCCAGATTATGAAATTCATCCAGGCCTTGGAAATCGTAAAATGA
- a CDS encoding ABC transporter permease subunit (The N-terminal region of this protein, as described by TIGR01726, is a three transmembrane segment that identifies a subfamily of ABC transporter permease subunits, which specificities that include histidine, arginine, glutamine, glutamate, L-cystine (sic), the opines (in Agrobacterium) octopine and nopaline, etc.): MGRFLRAFSLVAALALVLAWSGQSQTSGTLENIRKRGVLLWGSDAEGGAPYVFPDPSRPSRLIGFEVDLARAIARELGVEARQVQNAWDSLIPALERGDFDIALNGLEITPARRQVVLFSLPYYIYTTQLAVRKDEDRIREIGDLRGRKVGTLSGSVAQEILQAIPDVEIRVYTGQAEPYEDLVIGRIDAVLMDSPIAAYYAKPNPALRYAGPPTGEGEYGIAMRKADGELKAALGEILIRLHRSGELRTIYEKWGLWNESQEKLRHRLEAGSGAVDLEESRKAPLVTFLPTLLKGAGITVVVSVVSMAIAVALGLVLTLLRLYGPRWAAAFATAYIEFYRGTPLLVQLYILYYGLPNIGITLSPLAAAFIGLGMCYAAYEAELYRAGINSVPRGQMESALSLGMSRNGALRWVVLPQALRIATPGITNDFIALFKDSSLVSVIAMVELTKTYNILAATTLRFFELGLVVAFLYFAMSYPLSRMARRLEAKLKGEPV; encoded by the coding sequence ATGGGCCGTTTCTTGAGGGCATTCTCTCTCGTGGCGGCACTTGCGCTCGTGCTCGCCTGGTCGGGTCAGTCCCAGACGTCGGGAACGCTGGAAAACATCAGGAAGCGGGGCGTGCTGCTCTGGGGATCCGACGCCGAGGGCGGCGCCCCCTATGTGTTCCCCGACCCCAGCCGGCCCTCGCGCCTGATCGGATTCGAAGTCGATCTGGCCCGCGCCATCGCCCGCGAACTGGGCGTCGAGGCCCGCCAGGTGCAGAACGCCTGGGACAGCCTCATCCCGGCCCTCGAGCGCGGCGATTTCGACATCGCCCTCAACGGCCTGGAGATCACGCCCGCGAGGAGACAGGTCGTCCTGTTTTCCCTCCCCTACTACATTTACACGACGCAGCTCGCCGTCCGGAAGGACGAGGACCGCATCCGCGAAATCGGCGACCTGCGCGGCAGGAAGGTGGGGACCCTCTCGGGCAGTGTCGCGCAGGAGATCCTGCAGGCGATCCCGGACGTGGAGATCCGCGTCTACACGGGACAGGCCGAGCCCTACGAGGACCTCGTCATCGGGCGTATCGACGCGGTGCTGATGGACTCGCCCATCGCCGCATACTACGCGAAGCCGAACCCGGCCCTGCGGTACGCCGGCCCCCCGACGGGCGAGGGGGAGTACGGCATCGCCATGCGCAAGGCCGACGGGGAGCTCAAGGCGGCCTTGGGCGAAATCCTGATCCGGCTGCACCGCTCGGGGGAGCTGCGGACGATCTACGAGAAGTGGGGACTCTGGAACGAATCGCAGGAAAAGCTGCGGCACAGGCTCGAGGCCGGCTCCGGGGCCGTGGATCTCGAGGAGAGCCGCAAGGCCCCCCTCGTCACGTTCCTGCCGACCCTGCTCAAGGGCGCGGGCATCACCGTCGTCGTCTCCGTCGTCTCCATGGCGATCGCCGTCGCGCTGGGCCTCGTGCTGACGCTCCTTCGCCTCTATGGGCCCCGATGGGCGGCCGCGTTCGCCACGGCCTACATCGAGTTCTACCGCGGCACGCCCCTGCTCGTCCAGCTCTACATCCTCTACTACGGCCTGCCGAACATCGGGATCACCCTCTCGCCCCTGGCCGCGGCCTTCATCGGGCTGGGGATGTGCTACGCCGCCTACGAGGCGGAGCTGTACCGCGCCGGGATCAACTCGGTGCCGAGGGGCCAGATGGAGTCGGCCCTGTCGCTCGGCATGTCGCGCAACGGGGCGCTGCGCTGGGTCGTCCTCCCCCAGGCCCTCCGGATCGCAACGCCGGGCATCACCAACGACTTCATCGCCCTGTTCAAGGACTCGTCCCTCGTGTCCGTCATCGCCATGGTGGAGCTCACGAAGACCTACAACATCCTGGCCGCAACCACGCTGCGATTCTTCGAGCTGGGTCTCGTGGTCGCCTTCCTCTACTTCGCAATGAGCTACCCCCTGTCGCGTATGGCAAGGCGGCTGGAGGCAAAACTGAAGGGGGAGCCAGTGTGA
- a CDS encoding amidohydrolase: MVAKGRYKPEESIAAHYAEAVEWRRALHRCPQPSWLEFFATAFVAEKLSAWGYDVKQGRDVVAEDKLLLLPDGKKLQEEYDRALKAGANEKFLAPAKGGCTGVVAILKGDHPGPVIGFRFDIDSNEVTESQDRTHMPARQGFVSQNPGYAHMCGHDIHTATGLLLAKYFADNRKHLKGAVKLIFQPNEENLSGAAPMIEKGILDDLDYILGGHIGLSVKELGHICFNVHSFLALSRFEVTFLGRPTHAAASPEQGKNAMLGACNAITNLYAIARHSQGATRINVGTLQAGTTWNVIPDRATFRMETRGVTNELNEYMVSKARDVIEGAAKMYDLAFEMKPAAMAVVAESSPDLIAMAEQVAAKLPSVKKVVPSAPFNASEDITLMMERVQQKGGKALITLFGTPTYGGHHSTSFDADEIVIRNAAEFYAAMQKEITS, encoded by the coding sequence ATGGTCGCGAAGGGGAGATATAAACCGGAGGAATCGATAGCCGCCCACTACGCGGAGGCGGTTGAGTGGCGACGAGCGCTGCACAGGTGTCCCCAGCCCTCTTGGCTGGAGTTTTTCGCAACGGCTTTCGTGGCTGAGAAACTGTCGGCCTGGGGATACGACGTCAAGCAGGGACGCGATGTCGTCGCGGAGGACAAATTGCTTCTCCTGCCTGACGGAAAGAAGCTCCAGGAGGAATACGATCGGGCCCTTAAGGCGGGCGCCAACGAGAAGTTTCTCGCCCCGGCCAAGGGCGGCTGCACCGGCGTCGTGGCCATCCTGAAGGGAGATCACCCGGGCCCGGTCATTGGGTTTCGCTTCGACATCGATTCCAATGAGGTGACCGAGTCCCAAGACCGGACCCATATGCCGGCTCGTCAGGGGTTCGTCTCCCAGAACCCCGGGTACGCCCACATGTGCGGACACGACATTCATACGGCCACGGGGCTTTTGCTGGCGAAGTACTTTGCTGACAACCGCAAGCACCTAAAGGGCGCCGTCAAGCTGATCTTCCAACCCAACGAGGAAAACCTCTCCGGCGCGGCGCCCATGATCGAAAAAGGCATCTTGGACGATCTAGATTACATCTTGGGTGGCCATATCGGACTGTCCGTAAAAGAGTTGGGGCATATCTGTTTCAACGTCCACAGCTTCCTTGCGCTGTCGCGATTTGAAGTGACCTTTCTGGGCCGACCAACGCACGCCGCTGCGAGTCCCGAACAGGGGAAAAATGCCATGCTGGGCGCCTGCAACGCCATCACGAATCTTTACGCCATCGCCCGGCACAGCCAAGGCGCCACGAGGATAAATGTGGGAACCCTGCAGGCGGGGACCACATGGAACGTAATCCCCGACAGGGCAACTTTCCGCATGGAGACCCGCGGGGTGACGAATGAACTCAACGAGTATATGGTCTCGAAGGCCCGCGATGTGATCGAGGGGGCGGCAAAGATGTACGATCTCGCTTTCGAGATGAAGCCCGCAGCGATGGCGGTTGTGGCTGAAAGCTCGCCCGATCTGATCGCTATGGCAGAGCAGGTTGCCGCTAAGCTCCCCTCGGTGAAGAAGGTTGTGCCAAGCGCACCCTTCAATGCCTCGGAAGACATCACTCTGATGATGGAGCGGGTCCAGCAGAAGGGGGGCAAGGCCCTGATCACCTTGTTCGGGACACCGACATATGGCGGACACCACAGCACGTCCTTCGATGCCGACGAGATCGTGATCCGCAATGCGGCTGAATTCTATGCCGCCATGCAGAAGGAAATCACATCATAA
- a CDS encoding RNA polymerase-binding protein DksA: MATVKMKRYKSMLHHRIEEILKSNGKPLFPAENLNGLLPDVYDLASFESERLSEYALKDRERKTILELIEAMKRIEEGSYGVCEDCGKPISEKRLQVAPAATLCIECKADEEKRQRAEKIRRLHSPHGILLSEPQG, translated from the coding sequence ATGGCTACGGTGAAAATGAAACGCTACAAATCGATGCTGCATCACCGGATTGAAGAGATTCTGAAGTCAAACGGAAAGCCCCTGTTCCCCGCGGAGAACCTCAACGGCCTGCTCCCTGATGTCTACGACCTCGCCTCCTTCGAGTCTGAGCGGCTCTCCGAGTATGCTCTGAAGGACCGGGAGAGAAAAACCATCCTCGAGCTCATCGAGGCGATGAAGCGGATCGAGGAGGGGAGCTACGGGGTTTGCGAGGATTGCGGGAAACCCATCTCCGAAAAGAGGCTGCAGGTCGCACCTGCCGCGACGCTGTGCATCGAGTGCAAGGCCGACGAGGAAAAGAGGCAGCGGGCGGAAAAGATCCGCAGGCTGCATTCGCCTCACGGGATCCTGCTCAGTGAACCCCAGGGATAA
- a CDS encoding DUF554 domain-containing protein: protein MIGTLVNTAAVAAGSLAGAVIGKRLPDRIKSIVMQALGLSVVLIGLQMALSGTRPLLVIGSLLAGAVTGELLNIEGAVEALGEWLKRRFRSDSSTFVQGFVTASILYCTGAMVIVGSIRDGTVGDPSILYVKSLLDGVASVAFASSLGPGVAFSALSVLVVQGSITLLASQLTFLQEPAVIEAVTATGGLLILGIGLNLLEIAKIRVGNLVPALVYAIVAAMYV from the coding sequence ATGATCGGAACCCTGGTCAACACGGCCGCCGTCGCGGCGGGGAGCCTGGCGGGCGCGGTCATCGGGAAGCGGCTGCCGGACCGGATCAAGTCGATCGTCATGCAGGCCCTCGGCCTCTCGGTGGTCCTGATCGGCCTCCAGATGGCCCTGTCGGGCACGAGGCCCCTGCTGGTGATCGGCTCGCTCCTCGCCGGCGCCGTCACGGGGGAACTCCTGAACATCGAGGGGGCCGTCGAAGCCCTCGGGGAGTGGCTCAAGCGGCGCTTCCGTTCGGACTCGTCGACCTTCGTCCAAGGGTTCGTCACGGCCTCCATACTCTACTGCACGGGGGCCATGGTTATCGTCGGCTCCATCCGCGACGGGACCGTGGGCGACCCGTCGATCCTGTACGTCAAGTCGCTCCTCGACGGCGTGGCATCCGTCGCCTTTGCCTCGTCACTGGGGCCGGGCGTGGCCTTCTCCGCGCTGTCGGTCCTCGTCGTCCAGGGCTCGATCACGCTCCTGGCCTCTCAGCTGACGTTTCTCCAGGAGCCTGCCGTGATCGAGGCCGTGACCGCAACGGGCGGGCTCCTCATCCTCGGGATCGGCCTCAACCTCCTCGAGATCGCGAAGATCCGCGTGGGCAATCTCGTCCCGGCGCTTGTCTATGCCATCGTGGCCGCGATGTACGTCTAG